In Streptomyces sp. NBC_00683, the DNA window TGCCCGAGCTGACCTACGACACCGTGGCCCGCCGCTTCGAGCGCGGCAGCCGCGCGCTCCTGGACGCCATTCACCGCACCCGCCCGAAGTACGCGATTTTCGGCCACGTTCACCAGCCGTTGGTACGCCGGATGCGGATCGGCGTCACCGAGTGCGTCAACGTCGGCCACTTCGCGTCGACCGGGCGGCCCTGGGCCCTGGAGTGGTGAGGGCCGCGGGTGCGGGCCGGCGGACGGGGCGTGGACGGGGCGGCGCCGGGTACGCGATAGCCTGCACACGGCAGGCCTCTGCCGAACGCGACCGGTACACCGCACTGGAGGGCCACGGCGATGGCTGAACACACCAGCTCGAGCATCACGATCGAGGCGGCACCGGCCGACGTCATGGGAGTGATCTCCGACTTCGCCCGCTATCCGGAATGGACCGGCGAGGTGAAGGAGGCCGAGATCCTGGCCACCGACGACCTGGGCCGCGCCGAGCAGGTCCGGCTGGTGCTGGACGCCGGAGCGATCAAGGACGACCACGTCCTCGCCTACACCTGGAACGGCGCGAACGAGGTCAGCTGGACCCTCGTGAAGTCCCAGATGCTGCGCGCCCTCGACGGCAGCTACGCGCTGGCCCCCGTCGGCGGCGACCGCACCGAGGTCACCTACCGGCTCGCCGTCGACGTCAAGATCCCGCTGCTGGGCATGATCAAGCGCAAGGCCGAGAAGGTCATCATCGACCGTGCCCTGGCCGGACTGAAGAAGCGCGTCGAGTCCGTCCCGAAGGCCTGATCACGTGCGTACGGTCCTCGTCACCGGCCCCGGCGGCGCAGGCCGTACCACCGTCGCGGCGGCGACCGCACTGGCCGCGGCCCGCAGCGGCCGGCGCACCCTCCTGATCTCCTCGGACGCCGTACCCGGCTTCCCCGCAGGCACCGCACCCACCGAGGTCACCGACGGGCTCCACCACGCCCGTATCGACTCCGGCGAGCACTTCCGCAGCGAACTCGTCGCCCTCCAGGACCGGGCGTCCGGAGCGCTCGACCTGCTCGGCGCGGGCCGGCTGGACGGTGAGGAACTCACCGAGCTTCCGGGCAGCGCCCAGCTCGCCCTCCTGCACACCCTGCGCCGCGCGGCCGAGGGCGACTGGTCGAAGGACGGTTACGACGTCCTCGTCGTCGACCTCCCCCCGCTGGCCGACGCACTCGCCCTGCTCGCCCTGCCCGGGCAGCTGCGCCGCTACCTGCGCCGCCTCCTGCCCCAGGAACGCCAGGCGGCCCGCGCACTGCGCCCGATGCTCGCCCAGCTCGCCGGTGTCCCGATGCCGGCGCAGTGGCTGTACGAGGCCGCCGCCCGCAAGGACGCCGAGCTCGCCGCGGTCGAGGCACTGATCGAGGACAGCTCCTCGACCGTGCGGCTGGTCGCCGAACCGGGGCCGGCTGCCGAGGACACCCTGGGCGCCGCCCGTACCGGACTGGCGCTGCACGGACTGCGCGTCGACACCCTCGTGGCCAACCGCATCCTGCCCCGGCACTCCTGCGACCCCTGGTTCGCCGCCCTCGCCGCCCAGCAGGAGAAGAGCCTGGACCGCTGGCACCAGGTATGGGCCCCCGGGACCCCGCTGACCGAGGTGCCCCACCTCGGGCGTGACCCGCAGGGACTCGACGACCTCGCCCTCCTGGGCGAGGCCTGCGCACCCGACGACCGGACACCCGGCCGTGCCGGGGACCCCTCGTGGACGGAGGACACCCGGAGCGAGGGGGGCGACGGCGTCCTCGTCTGGTGCCTGCCCCTCCCGGGAGCCGTCAAGGAGGAGCTGCGGCTCGTCCGGCGCGGTGACGAACTGCTCCTCACCGTGGGCGCCTTCCACCGGATCCTGCGCCTGGAGTCCGCACTGCGCCGCTGCACCGTCTCAGGGGCCGCGCTGACCGACGGGGTCCTGCGTGTCCGGTTCGCACCGGACCCCGCGCTCTGGCCGAGGACACGATGAACGGCGTACCACCGTTCGGGTAACGTCGGTAGTACGTGGTCCGTGGGGCCACCACAGGCAACCGCGTCGCAGGAGTCCGCCATGAGTGAAGCCACCGATCGTCCCGTCGACGACGACGCGTGGGCCGAGGCCTGCGCCGAGGACCTCGAGGCGGAGAAGGCCCGCCGGCGGGCCCAGCACGGGCCGCAGCCCGGTTCCGCCGCGGAAGAGCTGCGCAAGCTGATCGACGCGGTGGCCGACAAGGTCTCCTCGCTCCAGTCGCCGCTGCTCGGCATGGCCGCCCAGGGCACCGTCCAGCAGGTGATCCGGCAGGCCAAGTCCGCGGTCGAGCCCGTCATCGAGCGCAATCCGGACCTCTTCGACCATCTCGCCGCCGCCGGCAACGAACTCCTCGCCGCCTACCGATCCGCGGTCGAGGGCCAGGAAGGCCGCTGGACCCGCGGCACCGAGGGCGCCGGAGGCTCGACGGGCAGTACGACAAGTACCCCGGGACCGGCGAAAAAGGCCGCCGACGACCCCTCGGATCCGCGTGACGAGGGCCCCGGCGGCAGCGAAAACATCGACCTGGACTGATCGTGGGCAGGAAATACCCGTCCCCGGCTCGGGTACGGTTGGCCGTAGCGGGGCTCGACCGAAACTGAGGGATTCATGGGACTCACCATCGGCGTCGATATCGGCGGCACGAAGATCGCGGCTGGAGTGGTCGACGAAGAGGGCCGGATCCTCTCGACGTTCAAGGTATCGACCCCGCCGACGGCCGAAGGCATCGTCGACGCGATCTGCTCGGCCGTGGCCGGGGCGAGCGAGGGACACGAAGTCGAGGCGGTCGGCATCGGCGCAGCCGGGTATGTCGACGACAAGCGCGCCACCGTGCTGTTCGCTCCGAACATCAACTGGCGCCACGAGCCGCTCAAGGACAAGGTCGAGCAGCGCGTCGGCCTGCCGGTCGTCGTCGAGAACGACGCCAATGCGGCGGCCTGGGGCGAATACCGCTTCGGTGCCGGCCAGGGGCACGACGACGTCATCTGCATCACGCTCGGCACCGGCCTCGGCGGCGGCATCATCATCGGCAACAAGCTGCGCCGCGGACGCTTCGGTGTAGCGGCGGAATTCGGTCATATCCGGGTTGTCCCGGACGGCCTGCTCTGCGGCTGCGGAAGCCAGGGCTGCTGGGAGCAGTACGCATCCGGGCGGGCACTCGTCCGGTACGCGAAGCAGCGCGCCAACGCCACCCCGGAGAACGCCGCGATACTGCTGTCGCTCGGCGACGGCACGGTGGACGGCATCGAGGGCAAGCACATCAGTGAGGCCGCCCGGCAGGGCGACCTGGTGGCCGTCGACTCGTTCCGTGAGCTGGCCCGCTGGGCCGGAGCCGGACTCGCCGACCTCGCGTCGCTCTTCGACCCGTCGGCGTTCATCGTCGGCGGTGGCGTCTCGGACGAGGGCGAACTGGTCCTCGACCCGATCCGCAAGTCGTTCCGGCGCTGGCTGATCGGTGGCGAGTGGCGTCCGCACGCCCAGGTCCTCGCGGCCCAACTGGGCGGCAAGGCAGGCCTGGTGGGCGCGGCCGACCTGGCTCGCCAGGGCTGAGCCCACCGGCACTACGACGACGGACGCCCGTCGCGCCCTGCGGGGAGCGGCGGGCGTCCGTCGTATCGTGCTTCGCATGGTCACGACGCCGATGCCGCTGCCCGACTCCCGTACCGAGCCGGACGGTTCGGCCGTCATCAGAGTGCTCAGCTACAACGTCCGCTCGCTGCGCGACGACACCGAGGCGCTGGCGCGCGTCATCCGCGCCTGCGCACCCGATCTGGTGTGCGTCCAGGAGGCCCCGCGCTTCTTCCGCTGGCGCAAGGCGGCGGCCCGGCTCGCCGCCATGACCGACCTGGTGATCCTCGGCGGCGGCGCACCGGCGGCAGGACCGCTCATGCTGTGCTCCCTGCGCGCCACGGTGGAACGCACCGAGGACGTCCTGCTGCCGCTCACCCCCGGACTTCACCGGCGGGGCCTGGCCACGGCGGTGGTACGGATCGCGGGAGCCAGGCTCGGGGTCGTGAGCTGCCATCTCAGTCTGCAGCGCGAGGAGCGCCACGCCCAGGCGGAACTCCTGCTCGCACAGCTCGACACGATGGACGTCCCGCACACCGTCGTGGCGGGCGACCTCAACGACGTACCGGAAGGGCGGGCGTTCCGGCGGCTGGCCGGACGGCTTCAGGACTGCCGGTCCGTACGTCCCTGGGGTGGCGAGTACACCTTCCCGCCCCACGCACCGGCCAAGCGCATCGACGCGGTCTTCGCGACGGACGGCATCGAGGTGCTCGGATGCGGCGTCCCGGCGGACCTGCCCGGAGTCACCGAGGCGGACCTGCGGGCGGCCACGGACCATCTGCCCGTACTGGCCGCCCTCAGAGTGCCCGCGGGGGGCTGAAGGCGCGTCGGGGTCAGACGACCGCGCCGCGCCCCGGGTTGTCGTCCTCGTCGTCGTCGTGGGGCATCCGGGCCACCAGGGTGGCGAAGCCGCCCAGGAAGCCGCCGATGCAGAGTGTGGTGAGCCACCACGTCATGTCCCACTGCAGCAGCACCGCGATGAGCATCAGCACCGGTCCGCCGACGACCGCGAGCCAGGCGAACTTCGCCGTCACATCGGCCTCGGGCAGCGGCGGCGGCTCCGGAGGGACGAAATGCCCCTCCTCGCTGTCGTCCGGATCGTCGACGTCGCCGTCCTGGGGTTCCACCACGTCGTAGTCGCGCGGACCTGACACCCCGGGAGCGAAGACGACCGAACTGCCGAGAGGCTTCTTCTCCGGAGGCTTGCCGGGCGCCTTCTTGCCCGCACCCTTGTCCGCGTCGTCACCCGCGCCCGTGTCCGTACCGGGCAGGGTGTTGAGCTGGTCGTCCTCCAGCAGGGCGAGATCCTCGATCGACTTGAACGGCTTGGCACCCGGCGGGTCCGGCGGCTCCTCGCCGTATCCGGCGACGATCGCCTCCCAGGCCGCGGCCTCGTCCAGCGGCCGGACCTCCTCCGTACCCTCGGGGACGGCCGTCCCCTCCGTGGGGCGC includes these proteins:
- a CDS encoding SRPBCC family protein, which produces MAEHTSSSITIEAAPADVMGVISDFARYPEWTGEVKEAEILATDDLGRAEQVRLVLDAGAIKDDHVLAYTWNGANEVSWTLVKSQMLRALDGSYALAPVGGDRTEVTYRLAVDVKIPLLGMIKRKAEKVIIDRALAGLKKRVESVPKA
- a CDS encoding ArsA family ATPase translates to MRTVLVTGPGGAGRTTVAAATALAAARSGRRTLLISSDAVPGFPAGTAPTEVTDGLHHARIDSGEHFRSELVALQDRASGALDLLGAGRLDGEELTELPGSAQLALLHTLRRAAEGDWSKDGYDVLVVDLPPLADALALLALPGQLRRYLRRLLPQERQAARALRPMLAQLAGVPMPAQWLYEAAARKDAELAAVEALIEDSSSTVRLVAEPGPAAEDTLGAARTGLALHGLRVDTLVANRILPRHSCDPWFAALAAQQEKSLDRWHQVWAPGTPLTEVPHLGRDPQGLDDLALLGEACAPDDRTPGRAGDPSWTEDTRSEGGDGVLVWCLPLPGAVKEELRLVRRGDELLLTVGAFHRILRLESALRRCTVSGAALTDGVLRVRFAPDPALWPRTR
- a CDS encoding DUF5304 domain-containing protein, giving the protein MSEATDRPVDDDAWAEACAEDLEAEKARRRAQHGPQPGSAAEELRKLIDAVADKVSSLQSPLLGMAAQGTVQQVIRQAKSAVEPVIERNPDLFDHLAAAGNELLAAYRSAVEGQEGRWTRGTEGAGGSTGSTTSTPGPAKKAADDPSDPRDEGPGGSENIDLD
- a CDS encoding ROK family glucokinase codes for the protein MGLTIGVDIGGTKIAAGVVDEEGRILSTFKVSTPPTAEGIVDAICSAVAGASEGHEVEAVGIGAAGYVDDKRATVLFAPNINWRHEPLKDKVEQRVGLPVVVENDANAAAWGEYRFGAGQGHDDVICITLGTGLGGGIIIGNKLRRGRFGVAAEFGHIRVVPDGLLCGCGSQGCWEQYASGRALVRYAKQRANATPENAAILLSLGDGTVDGIEGKHISEAARQGDLVAVDSFRELARWAGAGLADLASLFDPSAFIVGGGVSDEGELVLDPIRKSFRRWLIGGEWRPHAQVLAAQLGGKAGLVGAADLARQG
- a CDS encoding endonuclease/exonuclease/phosphatase family protein, with protein sequence MVTTPMPLPDSRTEPDGSAVIRVLSYNVRSLRDDTEALARVIRACAPDLVCVQEAPRFFRWRKAAARLAAMTDLVILGGGAPAAGPLMLCSLRATVERTEDVLLPLTPGLHRRGLATAVVRIAGARLGVVSCHLSLQREERHAQAELLLAQLDTMDVPHTVVAGDLNDVPEGRAFRRLAGRLQDCRSVRPWGGEYTFPPHAPAKRIDAVFATDGIEVLGCGVPADLPGVTEADLRAATDHLPVLAALRVPAGG